In Kitasatospora gansuensis, a genomic segment contains:
- a CDS encoding acyltransferase family protein: MTDLITLSRATAAPPPPRLRTAPAAGFRADLEGLRGVAVLAVLGFHAGVPALTGGYVGVDVFFVLSGFLITGLLTGQRPLGFREFCARRARRILPAAAVVLTATAVAGRLLLDPLRGTDLARDLLAAAGQFANWRFAGQHTDYLAATRDPSPVLHFWSLGVENQFYLLWGAVLLLAARWRRLAVLLLTLGVGAASFLLCLRWTADAAPLGYFSTATRLWEFALGAAAALLYGRRLVGAAVLGWLGLAAVIAGVLLYDRSTPFPGSAALLPTLGTVALLLAGPGGRWYQAGSLLAVPPLRAAGRISYSWYLWHWPLLAVAEARYGTLSLPVAVALVLGAALPAWLTLRLVELPLRRGTAGAPRKGLAVGAVALTVPLIAGLTLGGGAVRALGDPGDAAAVPAGAASGPGLLVVGGQLPGLTPSLARARTDFPPGEGCEIPLAAEQSPTCRFGTPNARQKIVLLGDSHAGQWISALLPLVRERDWALEVLVKPGCPLPTLTVQNTVLGREYTECDRWREHTLARLAGGPAPELVVLAGLNRYGDPAERAAGWATTLERLRALGAPLAYLADTPMPGKDIPVCLAAEEDCTFPRSAAFAPEPLLTDGLAARYGVQVLDYRPLLCPPPGDCPPVREGVLLYRDTGHITNTLAATLAPRIRQDLVAAGLLH; the protein is encoded by the coding sequence ATGACCGACCTGATCACCCTGTCCCGGGCCACCGCGGCACCGCCGCCTCCGAGGCTCAGGACCGCGCCCGCGGCCGGCTTCCGCGCCGACCTGGAGGGCCTGCGCGGCGTCGCCGTCCTCGCGGTGCTCGGCTTCCACGCCGGAGTGCCCGCGCTGACCGGCGGCTACGTCGGGGTGGACGTCTTCTTCGTCCTCTCCGGATTCCTGATCACCGGTCTGCTGACCGGCCAACGCCCGCTCGGTTTCCGGGAGTTCTGCGCCCGCCGGGCCCGCCGCATCCTGCCCGCCGCCGCCGTGGTGCTGACCGCCACCGCCGTCGCGGGCCGGCTGCTGCTCGACCCGCTGCGCGGCACCGACCTGGCCCGCGACCTGCTCGCGGCGGCCGGACAGTTCGCCAACTGGCGGTTCGCCGGGCAGCACACCGACTACCTGGCGGCCACCCGCGATCCGAGCCCCGTGCTGCACTTCTGGTCGCTCGGCGTGGAGAACCAGTTCTACCTGCTCTGGGGCGCCGTCCTGCTGCTCGCCGCCAGGTGGCGCAGACTCGCCGTGCTGCTGTTGACCCTCGGGGTCGGGGCCGCCTCCTTCCTGCTCTGCCTGCGCTGGACGGCCGACGCCGCCCCGCTCGGCTACTTCTCCACCGCCACCCGGCTCTGGGAGTTCGCGCTCGGCGCGGCGGCCGCCCTGCTGTACGGACGGCGGCTGGTCGGCGCCGCCGTGCTCGGCTGGCTCGGCCTGGCGGCGGTGATCGCGGGCGTGCTGCTGTACGACCGGAGCACCCCGTTCCCCGGCAGCGCGGCCCTGCTGCCGACCCTGGGCACGGTCGCGCTGCTGCTGGCCGGTCCTGGCGGCCGCTGGTACCAGGCCGGTTCGCTGCTCGCGGTGCCACCGCTGCGGGCCGCCGGGCGGATCTCGTACTCCTGGTACCTCTGGCACTGGCCGCTGCTGGCGGTCGCCGAGGCCAGGTACGGGACGCTGTCGCTGCCGGTGGCCGTCGCGCTGGTGCTCGGCGCCGCGCTGCCCGCCTGGCTGACGCTGCGTCTGGTCGAGCTCCCGCTGCGGCGCGGCACGGCCGGGGCGCCGCGCAAGGGCCTCGCGGTAGGCGCCGTCGCGCTGACCGTACCGCTGATCGCCGGGCTCACCCTGGGCGGCGGAGCCGTCCGGGCGCTCGGCGACCCGGGGGACGCGGCGGCGGTCCCGGCGGGTGCGGCGAGTGGGCCTGGCCTGCTGGTGGTGGGTGGTCAACTGCCGGGTCTTACCCCTTCGTTGGCCCGGGCCAGGACGGATTTCCCGCCGGGCGAGGGCTGCGAGATCCCGTTGGCCGCCGAACAGAGCCCGACCTGCCGGTTCGGCACCCCGAACGCCCGGCAGAAGATCGTGCTGCTCGGCGACTCGCACGCCGGGCAGTGGATCTCCGCCCTGCTGCCGCTGGTCCGCGAACGCGACTGGGCCCTGGAGGTGCTGGTCAAGCCGGGCTGCCCGCTGCCGACCCTGACCGTGCAGAACACGGTGCTCGGCCGGGAGTACACCGAGTGTGACCGCTGGCGCGAACACACGCTGGCCCGGCTGGCCGGCGGCCCCGCCCCCGAACTGGTGGTGCTGGCCGGGCTGAACCGGTACGGCGACCCGGCCGAGCGGGCGGCCGGCTGGGCCACCACGTTGGAGCGGCTGCGCGCGCTCGGCGCCCCGCTCGCGTACCTGGCCGACACCCCGATGCCCGGCAAGGACATCCCGGTCTGCCTGGCCGCCGAGGAGGACTGCACCTTCCCGCGCAGCGCCGCCTTCGCGCCCGAACCGCTGCTCACCGACGGGCTGGCGGCCCGGTACGGCGTCCAGGTGCTCGACTACCGGCCGCTGCTCTGCCCGCCGCCCGGCGACTGCCCGCCGGTGCGCGAGGGCGTGCTGCTGTACCGGGACACCGGGCACATCACCAACACCCTGGCCGCCACCCTGGCGCCCCGGATCCGGCAGGACCTGGTGGCGGCCGGCCTGCTGCACTGA
- a CDS encoding amino acid adenylation domain-containing protein, which produces MHDIEGRTVHQLFEEHARRAPDAPALVCGEQRLSYRELDERADRLAHHLRELGLRGGQFAAVALGRTPDLLTAVLAVLKTGAAYVPLEPTGPDRIIRHVLAEADPLVVITQEAHRVRLTDAARRTVLCLDTVELPERHGPLPDRAGPADLACVFYTSGSTGLPKGALIEHRNLLHSYQGWREVYGLTAEDRFLQTATLEFDVFTADWIRALCSGGVLVLAQRNFTLDRTASPAELHELVLRERITVMETNAYTLRRLFAHLQPLGLELGSVRLLSVGAEKWYLDEQLRLQGYLGPGVRHVNVYGVAEAAVDSAWFDTATLAEEPEHPERLSLIGRPFPGTGIRLLDPAGQPVPPGTPGEICLSGPGVGRGYLKRPELTAERFLQGLDEGGRVYRTGDIGVLRPDGLLEFVGRAEGQDPSAAASLAAVEVLLRGHPEVRESAVAEVETGPRQTELIAYVVAAEGARAEPWALRAYLAERLPERLLPEAVVALPALPRTRAGKLDTRSLPLPAPRDHAAPGLRKPGSAKAARSGGGKGGGRPPTRPGRPGADAVGWATVSALGAVAAAALTDGLWPGSTDVSRVPSLWAELFQLLYLIEWLGFGLGLAFLLLSGPLLARNGRPPGLTLLTRFAVTWLLAAWWPQDNWYRISRATDWPRQAALVYGFNVSLIAAAAVLVCFLAWQPVRPADR; this is translated from the coding sequence GTGCACGACATCGAGGGCCGGACGGTTCACCAACTCTTCGAGGAGCACGCCCGACGCGCTCCCGACGCACCCGCGCTGGTCTGCGGCGAACAGCGCCTCAGCTACCGCGAGCTGGACGAACGGGCCGACCGGCTGGCCCATCATCTGCGGGAACTCGGGCTGCGCGGCGGTCAGTTCGCGGCCGTCGCGCTCGGCCGCACGCCCGACCTGCTGACCGCCGTGCTCGCGGTGCTGAAGACCGGGGCGGCCTACGTCCCGCTGGAGCCGACCGGCCCGGACCGGATCATCCGTCATGTGCTGGCCGAGGCCGACCCGTTGGTGGTGATCACCCAGGAGGCGCACCGGGTCCGGCTCACCGACGCCGCCCGGCGGACCGTGCTCTGCCTGGACACCGTCGAGCTCCCCGAGCGGCACGGCCCGCTGCCGGACCGCGCCGGACCGGCCGATCTCGCCTGCGTCTTCTACACCTCGGGCTCCACCGGCCTGCCCAAGGGCGCCCTGATCGAGCACCGCAACCTGCTGCACTCCTACCAGGGTTGGCGCGAGGTGTACGGGCTGACCGCCGAGGACCGGTTCCTGCAGACCGCGACACTGGAGTTCGACGTCTTCACCGCCGACTGGATCCGGGCCCTGTGCAGCGGTGGCGTCCTGGTACTGGCGCAGCGCAACTTCACCCTGGACCGGACCGCCTCCCCCGCCGAGCTGCACGAGCTCGTCCTGCGCGAGCGGATCACGGTGATGGAGACCAACGCGTACACCCTGCGCCGCCTGTTCGCCCATCTCCAGCCGCTCGGACTGGAGTTGGGCAGCGTCCGGCTGCTCTCGGTGGGTGCCGAGAAGTGGTACCTGGACGAGCAGCTGCGGCTGCAGGGCTACCTCGGGCCCGGGGTCCGGCACGTCAACGTGTACGGGGTGGCCGAGGCGGCGGTGGACAGCGCCTGGTTCGACACCGCCACGCTGGCCGAGGAGCCCGAGCACCCGGAGCGGCTGTCGCTGATCGGCCGGCCCTTCCCGGGCACCGGCATCCGGCTGCTGGACCCGGCCGGGCAGCCGGTGCCGCCGGGCACCCCGGGCGAGATCTGTCTCTCCGGGCCGGGTGTCGGCCGGGGTTACCTGAAGCGGCCCGAACTCACCGCCGAGCGCTTCCTGCAGGGCCTCGACGAGGGCGGCCGGGTCTACCGGACCGGCGACATCGGGGTGCTGCGGCCGGACGGCCTGCTGGAGTTCGTCGGCCGGGCCGAGGGCCAGGACCCGTCGGCGGCCGCCTCGTTGGCGGCGGTCGAGGTGCTGCTGCGCGGCCATCCGGAGGTGCGCGAGAGCGCGGTCGCCGAGGTGGAGACCGGGCCCCGGCAGACCGAGCTGATCGCGTACGTGGTGGCGGCCGAGGGGGCCAGGGCCGAGCCCTGGGCGCTCCGGGCCTACCTGGCCGAGCGGCTGCCCGAGCGGCTGCTGCCGGAGGCCGTGGTGGCACTCCCGGCGCTGCCCAGGACCCGGGCCGGCAAGCTGGACACCCGCTCGCTGCCGCTGCCCGCACCGCGCGACCACGCCGCGCCCGGGCTGCGGAAGCCGGGCTCGGCCAAAGCGGCCCGCTCCGGCGGCGGCAAGGGCGGCGGTCGCCCGCCGACGCGGCCCGGGCGGCCGGGCGCGGACGCCGTCGGCTGGGCGACCGTCTCGGCCCTCGGGGCGGTGGCCGCCGCCGCACTGACGGACGGTCTCTGGCCGGGCTCGACCGACGTGTCCAGGGTGCCGTCCCTGTGGGCCGAGCTCTTCCAACTGCTCTACCTGATCGAGTGGCTGGGCTTCGGCCTCGGCCTGGCCTTCCTGCTGCTGAGCGGCCCGCTGCTGGCCCGCAACGGCCGCCCGCCCGGCCTGACCCTGCTCACCCGGTTCGCCGTCACCTGGCTGCTCGCCGCCTGGTGGCCGCAGGACAACTGGTACCGGATCAGCCGGGCCACCGACTGGCCCCGGCAGGCCGCGCTGGTCTACGGGTTCAACGTCTCGCTGATCGCCGCGGCGGCCGTACTGGTCTGCTTCCTGGCCTGGCAGCCGGTCCGCCCGGCGGACCGCTGA
- a CDS encoding sigma-70 family RNA polymerase sigma factor has product MDRYDAERVVTRAQAGEQQATDELIGAHLPLVYNIVGRALNGHPDTDDVVQETMLRAVDHLPSLRDPAGFRSWLVAIAMNQIRRRHQVAHQAQIPIGLTYDSADPGADFVDLTITRLGLAGQRREVAEATRWLDQDDRELLSLWWLEAAGELSRAELAEALELSPQHAAVRVQRMKGQLETARVVVRALAVQPPCPQLGELTAQWDGAPGALWRKRIARHARECGSCAQQWEGLFPAEGLLAGLALVPVPQQPVTFPVDAPSEPGATLPSTGGRAAARRAAAQRPGKGGGGRRRAKPRARRRVLVAVIGTTVATVAAVGVVGANQTSSPQAAPRIDGAATAAISAAPLQVDAVTPAPAPATSPPAVPASPSATPTASPSPTPTPTPAAPSPARTSAAPPATPSPATSAANRQASAQQQVLDLVNSERSKNNCGPVKANSKLQAAAQGHSQDMAARNFFDHTNPDGNGPQPRIEAAGYRWSTWGENIARGQQDAAAVMDAWMKSPGHRANILNCAFTEMGLGTHFASGGPWWTQNFGAPA; this is encoded by the coding sequence ATGGACAGGTACGACGCGGAGCGGGTGGTGACCCGCGCCCAGGCGGGTGAGCAGCAGGCCACGGACGAGCTGATCGGGGCGCACCTGCCGCTGGTCTACAACATCGTCGGCCGCGCCCTCAACGGTCACCCCGACACCGACGACGTGGTGCAGGAGACCATGCTCCGCGCGGTCGACCACCTGCCCTCGCTCCGTGACCCGGCCGGGTTCCGCTCCTGGCTGGTCGCCATCGCGATGAACCAGATCCGCCGCCGTCACCAGGTGGCCCACCAGGCCCAGATCCCGATCGGGCTGACGTACGACTCGGCCGACCCCGGCGCGGACTTCGTGGACCTCACCATCACCCGGCTCGGCCTGGCCGGGCAGCGGCGCGAGGTCGCCGAGGCCACCCGCTGGCTGGACCAGGACGACCGGGAGCTGCTCTCGCTCTGGTGGCTGGAGGCGGCGGGCGAGCTCAGCCGGGCCGAGCTGGCCGAGGCGCTGGAGCTGTCCCCGCAGCACGCGGCAGTCCGGGTGCAGCGGATGAAGGGTCAGCTGGAGACCGCGCGGGTGGTGGTCCGGGCGCTGGCCGTCCAGCCCCCCTGCCCGCAGCTGGGCGAGCTGACGGCGCAGTGGGACGGTGCCCCCGGCGCGCTCTGGCGGAAGCGGATCGCCCGGCACGCACGCGAGTGCGGCTCCTGTGCGCAACAGTGGGAGGGCCTGTTCCCGGCCGAAGGGCTGCTGGCCGGTCTGGCGCTGGTACCCGTTCCGCAGCAGCCGGTCACCTTCCCGGTCGACGCTCCCTCGGAGCCCGGCGCCACGCTGCCGTCGACCGGTGGCCGGGCGGCCGCGCGACGGGCGGCCGCCCAGCGGCCCGGCAAGGGCGGCGGCGGACGGCGCCGGGCCAAGCCGCGCGCCCGCCGACGGGTCCTGGTCGCGGTGATCGGCACCACGGTGGCCACCGTCGCGGCGGTCGGCGTGGTGGGTGCCAACCAGACCTCCTCGCCGCAGGCGGCTCCCCGGATCGACGGCGCGGCCACCGCCGCGATATCCGCCGCGCCGCTCCAGGTCGACGCGGTCACCCCCGCGCCCGCCCCGGCCACCTCCCCGCCGGCCGTACCGGCCTCGCCGTCGGCCACCCCGACCGCCTCGCCCTCGCCGACGCCCACCCCGACCCCGGCCGCCCCGTCGCCCGCCCGCACCTCCGCCGCACCCCCGGCCACTCCGTCGCCCGCCACCAGCGCGGCGAACCGCCAGGCCAGCGCGCAGCAGCAGGTGCTCGACCTGGTCAACTCCGAGCGGTCGAAGAACAACTGCGGCCCGGTCAAGGCCAACAGCAAGCTCCAGGCGGCCGCCCAGGGCCACTCCCAGGACATGGCGGCCCGGAACTTCTTCGACCACACCAACCCCGACGGCAACGGCCCGCAGCCGCGGATCGAGGCGGCCGGTTACCGCTGGAGCACCTGGGGCGAGAACATCGCCCGGGGCCAGCAGGACGCCGCCGCCGTGATGGACGCCTGGATGAAGAGCCCGGGCCACCGGGCCAACATCCTCAACTGCGCGTTCACCGAGATGGGCCTCGGCACCCACTTCGCCTCCGGCGGCCCGTGGTGGACCCAGAACTTCGGCGCCCCGGCCTGA
- a CDS encoding helix-turn-helix domain-containing protein — MNSQNGVAPDQAEDTAGFIALMRQLKDETGLTYRQLEERATEQGMVLARSTLADVLNGRSLPRPELLSAFVRACGAADREADWLRARNALAQPPATAVVQAPPRRRIPRLPLVAALTLAAAVAVWALTPPHTEHPAAAPQQQSVAAPAVLPTGWVRIRPVTAPELCLTDGRVHDQRYTPLVAVQRPCGEAGPQATLLEPLGGDEYHIQWHHPDYGKGCLKALPDGPGLGLLEPMDDCAQGSHFHVEPSGPAGSGTYVLRVDGQGCAGIVGDGTGPGTEAVMARCVGRGGQVFFVEPVTRPTFSAA; from the coding sequence ATGAACAGTCAAAACGGGGTGGCGCCGGACCAGGCCGAGGATACGGCCGGGTTCATCGCGCTGATGCGGCAGCTCAAGGACGAGACCGGCCTGACGTACCGCCAGCTGGAGGAACGGGCCACCGAACAGGGCATGGTGCTGGCCCGCAGCACGCTCGCCGATGTGCTCAACGGCCGCTCGCTGCCGCGCCCGGAGCTGCTCTCCGCCTTCGTCCGGGCCTGCGGCGCGGCGGACCGGGAGGCGGACTGGCTCCGGGCCAGGAACGCGCTCGCCCAGCCGCCGGCCACCGCCGTGGTGCAGGCACCGCCGCGCCGCCGGATACCCCGGCTGCCGCTGGTCGCCGCGCTCACCCTGGCCGCCGCCGTGGCGGTCTGGGCCCTGACGCCCCCGCACACCGAACACCCGGCCGCCGCACCGCAGCAGCAGTCCGTCGCCGCCCCGGCCGTGCTGCCCACCGGGTGGGTACGGATCCGCCCGGTCACCGCGCCCGAACTCTGCCTGACCGACGGACGGGTGCACGACCAGCGGTACACGCCGCTGGTCGCGGTCCAGCGCCCCTGCGGCGAGGCCGGGCCGCAGGCCACCCTGCTCGAGCCGCTGGGCGGCGACGAGTACCACATCCAGTGGCACCACCCGGACTACGGCAAGGGCTGCCTGAAGGCCCTCCCCGACGGCCCCGGCCTCGGCCTGCTGGAGCCGATGGACGACTGCGCCCAGGGCAGCCACTTCCATGTCGAACCGTCGGGACCGGCCGGCAGCGGCACCTACGTGCTCCGGGTGGACGGCCAGGGCTGCGCCGGGATCGTCGGCGACGGCACCGGCCCCGGCACCGAGGCGGTGATGGCCCGCTGCGTCGGCCGGGGCGGTCAGGTCTTCTTCGTCGAACCGGTCACCCGGCCGACCTTCAGCGCCGCCTGA
- a CDS encoding glutathione peroxidase encodes MSLYDIPLRTLDGQATSLADYKGKALLLVNVASKCGLTPQYAGLERLQQRYADRGFTVLGVPCNQFMGQEPGTAEEIQTFCSTTYGVSFPLFEKLDVNGDDRHPLYTELTKAADAEGTAGDVAWNFEKFLITPDGTVAARIRPRTEPEAPELVALIEANLPA; translated from the coding sequence GTGAGCCTGTACGACATCCCGCTGCGCACCCTCGACGGCCAGGCGACCTCGCTCGCCGACTACAAGGGCAAGGCGCTGCTTCTGGTCAACGTCGCCTCCAAGTGCGGCCTGACCCCGCAGTACGCGGGCCTGGAGCGCCTCCAGCAGCGCTACGCCGACCGCGGCTTCACCGTGCTCGGCGTCCCGTGCAACCAGTTCATGGGCCAGGAGCCCGGCACGGCCGAGGAGATCCAGACCTTCTGCTCCACCACGTACGGCGTCTCCTTCCCGCTGTTCGAGAAGCTCGACGTGAACGGCGACGACCGGCACCCGCTCTACACCGAGCTGACCAAGGCGGCCGACGCCGAGGGCACCGCCGGTGACGTGGCCTGGAACTTCGAGAAGTTCCTGATCACCCCCGACGGCACGGTGGCCGCCCGGATCCGTCCGCGCACCGAGCCCGAGGCCCCCGAGCTGGTCGCCCTGATCGAAGCCAACCTCCCCGCCTGA
- a CDS encoding LysM peptidoglycan-binding domain-containing protein, producing the protein MTFRHETAATTTTTEGARGGRKRNRLRVAVMAGALAVLPMAGLVTATTASAATVSTWDQVAQCESSGDWSINTGNGYYGGLQFSASTWDAYGGTQYAATADQATKAQQIDIAENVLASQGPGAWPVCSVQAGLTQGGSAADVDTSASSSTTQSSDSSSSSSSSTESSSDTGSSSTAAASGESYTVQSGDTLSAVAAANGTSTEALYAKNAQVIGDNPNLIYPGQVLSL; encoded by the coding sequence ATGACCTTCCGTCACGAGACCGCCGCCACCACCACGACCACCGAGGGCGCCCGGGGCGGGCGCAAGCGCAACCGTCTCCGGGTGGCCGTCATGGCCGGTGCCCTCGCCGTCCTGCCGATGGCCGGCCTCGTCACGGCCACCACGGCCTCCGCCGCGACCGTGTCCACCTGGGACCAGGTCGCGCAGTGCGAGTCCAGCGGCGACTGGAGCATCAACACCGGCAACGGCTACTACGGTGGCCTCCAGTTCAGCGCCAGCACCTGGGACGCCTACGGCGGCACCCAGTACGCGGCCACCGCCGACCAGGCCACCAAGGCCCAGCAGATCGACATCGCCGAGAACGTGCTCGCCTCCCAGGGCCCGGGCGCCTGGCCGGTCTGCTCCGTGCAGGCGGGGCTGACCCAGGGCGGCTCGGCGGCGGACGTGGACACCAGCGCGTCGTCGAGCACCACGCAGAGCAGCGACTCGTCTTCGTCTTCGTCGTCCTCGACCGAGAGCAGCTCCGACACCGGTAGCAGCAGCACCGCCGCCGCGTCCGGCGAAAGCTACACCGTGCAGAGCGGCGACACCCTGAGCGCCGTCGCCGCGGCCAACGGCACCTCCACCGAGGCGCTGTACGCCAAGAACGCCCAGGTCATCGGCGACAACCCGAACCTGATCTACCCGGGCCAGGTCCTCTCGCTCTGA
- a CDS encoding RBBP9/YdeN family alpha/beta hydrolase, translated as MSTHLILPGYQNSEAEHWQSYWERSDPARFRRVEQADWDKPQLPDWVATLDRAVADADAPVVLVAHSLGCITVAHWAATARPELAAKVLGALLVAPADIDTADVPELVNFRPVPLTALPFRATVVASDDDPWCTADRARAFAEAWGATFAAVGPGGHLNTASALGDWPQGRALLAELTA; from the coding sequence GTGAGCACCCACCTGATCCTGCCCGGCTACCAGAACTCCGAGGCCGAGCACTGGCAGAGCTACTGGGAGCGTTCCGACCCGGCCAGGTTCCGGCGGGTCGAGCAGGCCGACTGGGACAAGCCACAGCTGCCCGACTGGGTGGCCACCCTCGACCGGGCGGTGGCGGACGCCGACGCGCCGGTGGTGCTGGTCGCGCACAGCCTGGGCTGCATCACCGTGGCGCACTGGGCCGCCACGGCCCGGCCCGAGCTCGCGGCCAAGGTGCTCGGCGCGCTGTTGGTCGCCCCCGCCGACATCGACACGGCGGACGTGCCCGAGCTGGTCAACTTCCGTCCGGTGCCGCTCACGGCGCTGCCGTTCCGCGCCACCGTGGTCGCCTCGGACGACGACCCGTGGTGCACCGCCGACCGGGCCCGGGCGTTCGCCGAAGCCTGGGGTGCCACCTTCGCCGCCGTCGGCCCGGGCGGGCACCTGAACACCGCCTCCGCGCTCGGCGACTGGCCGCAGGGCCGGGCGCTGCTCGCGGAGCTGACGGCCTGA